The Lathyrus oleraceus cultivar Zhongwan6 chromosome 5, CAAS_Psat_ZW6_1.0, whole genome shotgun sequence genome includes the window AGCCAACTAGATGAACATATGTTTTTTATATGCGTGGAAAATTGGAATGTAAATAGGAGATTGATCGACTTATGAAACTCAACTAACATCATATTCGGTGAAGCCTATGAGTAGTTGGGGGTTACTTGAGAGAATCCTTAAATCCTACAATGAAACATTGGTGAGATTCTGAAGAGACATCGTGGATGTCATGGGATTCATAAAAATCTTGATGATATTCACAATAGATGTAAAACCAAAGTCAATTTAAATTATGTTACTAGTGTTTTATAGTACGCCAACTTATAACCTTATCGTTGGAAAACCTATATTGAACGCATATGGAATCTTTGTCTAAACACCATATTCGGCGATGAATATCCCTCTAGAAAAAATTAAAATTACCACCATGCACACAAATCTACAAGTAGATAGGCATTAATATGTCAACATATTTAAGAAAAATCTAAGGGACATTAGTCTATATGGGAGCAACAACAATATTCAGCTACCTGCAAACATGGCTGCAATTCAAAAACATGGAAATGATATAAAACAAAATGAAATAGCATGCATACCTTCTTGAACAATGTAACAACAATAGTCCCACTTCCAAAAGATTGCATGACATAATGAAGTTTGAGTTCTTTGTCCACAAACTTAGACACCATAAAAAACGATTCTCTCATCATCCTTAAAACACCATCCTTGTTATTGTTAGTATTAGTTTTATAATCATCAACATCATCATGACAACGTGAATTCCATTTCTCCATTACCGTTAAAATAAAGCATTCTCTAATTTTCTTCGCAACCACATGTCCATGTGGTCCATGTCCATCAAACACACCACAAAATACAGTATCATCCACACCACCAAACATCTAAAAAAATCCATTCATCATTTGATTCAATAACAATTCACATTGAAGATTGAATATTTAAGAATCAAGATAGATAATATTAGAATATTATAATACTTCCCAAAGAAGCATTGCATCTTGATATACACCCTTTCCTCCTGGGTATCAATTAGTGGGCCTGCATACCTCCTTCTTTGTTTAGTCATTTGATCCCACAAAACTATGGTATATTCCTTAAACTTATGGCTGCAACCTACACTTTTTAACATTAGAGTCATTGTGACAATCAAAATTTTGTTTAATTTTAGTTTATCACTCTAAATATGCATATGGATCACTTGTCTCTACAAATGGCTGGACTTTTATCTCAATGCCTCTTAAATAACATCTCTTATGCCTTCACTCTCTTCTGCACTTCCTTCCATCCTCATAATCACTTTCATCATTAGAATTATTATATCTCATCAATTTATTGTTGAAATTGGTCAGCTTGTTCTCTCAATATTTTTTCAAAATGTTGAGTCAAAGCCCTTATTTCAATAGACTCTTTTGTTGTTCTAGGTGAAGGCGGATCAAACACGATCATTTAATTTAGTATTAAGAACAAATGTTTGAAAAAAATGGACATTTCCACTCTTCTCACGTGTTTCACTCAATTCACTTGTGTTTCACTCAAATTTTGACTTTTTCTCTAATGTATCACTTTTGTATTTTACCATTCAATTGCTCTTTTAAATTCTTTAGAGAAACCAAATCAATCAAGGGAAGAAAACAAAATTTTAAAGGCGATAAAAAAATAAAGGCTTAATACAATTAGAATTTAAAATGAAGAAATAAAAAACGCTAATAAAGGTTAAAAGTAGACAAAGATAAAAAAAGATACAAATATATCTTTTTTATTAAATGTAGAAACACAAATAATGGAGAAAAGTTTATGAATCAAAAGAAATaaaattctgatttttttatataaatattttttttcatgttttttttgtattttttttccACAATTGTTTTTGTATATcttttttttcacattttttttaattttttcaatacaaaatgaagagagagaaaaataagagaaaaaaattaaaattttattaaagTTTAACTCTTTTTAAAACTCTACTCTGATTATCAATTGATGACTTTAGCTATTTTATTTAAGGACATGAATATGAAGGCTCCTCCTTATCACCTTTAAGTTGAAGTGGTTAGTAACCAACACAACCACTTAAAAGTATGATGTAAAAGAAACAATATGTTCCATTAACCACCTTTTTAGTTTCACCATTTATTATTAAGTTAGTGTTAAGTTTTATCTTAAGATTAAAACAAGTGATCTAGTTATTCTAAATAAAAATGGAGACTTACGA containing:
- the LOC127080252 gene encoding probable protein phosphatase 2C 65 — its product is MGTPQQKVKNKDGHFSYTKGDKKPFNKKLKDEDENAFLIQKMFGGVDDTVFCGVFDGHGPHGHVVAKKIRECFILTVMEKWNSRCHDDVDDYKTNTNNNKDGVLRMMRESFFMVSKFVDKELKLHYVMQSFGSGTIVVTLFKKPCLQVAEYCCCSHID